One genomic region from Asterias amurensis chromosome 7, ASM3211899v1 encodes:
- the LOC139939671 gene encoding solute carrier family 35 member F4-like: MNGKEHKDMADQLLASEHTEDEEEPVGNKNAVAQPDGSDRGTTSTSENVRKTIFGLVIVVGIAFSWVGATQFSQSTYTSDFSSASVNVWFSTSWMLVCYPVYVIGCLVVLPRSRSGAGLKTLHRDAEGVFGSRGLCLRTFLTLTVPFAACWAVTNYLYVYALGLIAAADVTAIFSSNTAFIYVFSWLWLHERLVLLPVRSVSVVLSIGGMVLISYSDGFEGSTALGVGFSVGAAVGSAIYKVLFKRFIGDATSGQVSLFLSVLGIFNILFLWPFIIIFYYTEVESWSFDKIPWDYLCGSAALSVAFNFLVNFGIAVTFPLFIALGTVLGIPLNAVVDLVFRGTNFSNFKIGGSVLVIVGFLVMLIPERWQQKVACWTEGSCPCERSRAASETTADGLDNEGVDTEKGLASGTKATTTSDAEVQADFPSV; this comes from the exons ATGAACGGAAAAGAGCACAAGGACATGGCCGATCAACTCTTGGCAAGTGAACACACCGAAGATGAAGAGGAGCCAGTTGGTAACAAAAATGCTGTCGCGCAACCCGACGGTTCAGATCGGGGTACTACGAGTACCTCCGAAAACGTCCGAAAGACCATCTTCGGGCTTGTAATCGTGGTTGGGATCGCCTTTTCGTGGGTCGGGGCGACCCAGTTTAGTCAGAGCACCTACACGTCGGACTTCTCGTCGGCCTCCGTGAATGTCTGGTTCTCAACCTCGTGGATGCTCGTCTGCTATCCGGTGTACGTCATCGGCTGTTTGGTGGTCCTTCCCAGGAGTCGAAGTGGAGCAGGTCTCAAGACATTACACAG AGACGCCGAGGGCGTCTTCGGTAGCCGAGGTCTCTGTCTGCGGACCTTCCTCACATTAACGGTGCCATTTGCAGCATGCTGGGCAGTCACAAACTACTTGTACGTCTACGCACTGGGTCTCATAGCCGCTGCTGACGTCACAGCGATCTTCTCGTCCAACACTGCTTTCATTTACGTGTTCTCGTGGTTATGGCTTCACGAACGGCTGGTTCTTTTACCAGTTAGG AGCGTGTCCGTTGTCCTGTCTATAGGCGGCATGGTCCTGATATCCTACTCCGATGGTTTTGAGGGATCCACGGCTCTCGGAGTCGGCTTTTCCGTGGGTGCTGCAGTCGGCTCAGCTATATACAAG GTGCTGTTCAAACGTTTTATCGGTGACGCAACTTCCGGTCAAGTGAGTCTCTTCCTGAGTGTCTTGGGCATCTTCAACATCCTCTTCTTATGGCccttcatcatcatcttctACTACACTGAGGTGGAGTCATGGAGCTTTGATAAGATCCCATGGGATTATCTATGTGGTAGTGCTGCACTCAGCGTAG CATTCAACTTTCTGGTCAACTTTGGGATCGCTGTTACATTTCCTCTGTTCATCGCCCTGGGGACGGTTCTCGGCATTCCACTCAATGCTG TCGTCGATTTGGTCTTCCGCGGAACGAACTTCAGCAACTTCAAGATCGGCGGTTCCGTCCTCGTTATAGTCGGGTTCCTGGTTATGCTCATACCGGAACGTTGGCAGCAGAAGGTGGCGTGTTGGACCGAAGGGAGTTGCCCGTGTGAAAGGAGCCGTGCAGCCAGTGAGACCACTGCTGATGGTCTCGACAATGAAGGAGTTGATACCGAGAAGGGGTTGGCCTCCGGTACTAAAGCAACAACAACGTCGGACGCTGAAGTGCAAGCAGATTTTCCATCAGTGTAA
- the LOC139939601 gene encoding uncharacterized protein, which translates to MYAVVEFVDEGSVSLVPESWLSKQDTCVKWPSCYKSQTRIDKAVQKCEPPNNDFDQYPCRLMLKTASYEKGMAKVRRAQETSDLATDAETEMPPKRKARPNPRYQQDSSSDEDVTERVFNSTPSQSSSHQSVSTKTPVTSSSPIRLPSPPTTLLRSGTPPVKSVIRPIGCTATEKKIMTLIEEQKMIAAENRAILVQILRRLESNTQQESESGGLPEGVKFPLNLVKDVRDLEALLHNFEKEKRLVTYLSTIGGDNLANTVRRILSCTMTNDLARQFNWIGKGTKEAFSKLRLVNVIQRSVRRNSGMRSATNSEIDSVIKDWLKYAKDRDGGRARRAAVRQAAIASVSQESTEDYGSSEEN; encoded by the exons ATGTATGCAGTTGTTGAGTTTGTTGATGAGGGCTCAGTGTCCCTTGTGCCAGAAAGCTGGCTGAGCAAGCAGGATACATGTGTAAAGTGGCCTTCATGTTACAAGTCACAAACTCGAATTGACAAGGCTGTTCAAAAGTGTGAACCACCAAACAATGATTTTGATCAGTATCCATGCCGTTTGATGTTAAAAACAG CTTCGTATGAAAAAGGAATGGCTAAGGTCAGACGAGCACAGGAAACATCTGACCTGGCTACAGATGCAGAGACAGAAATGCCTCCGAAGAGAAAAGCAAG ACCAAACCCACGATACCAGCAAGACTCATCATCTGATGAAGATGTAACTGAGAGAGTATTCAATTCAACCCCAAGTCAGTCATCTAGCCATCAGTCCGTCTCAACAAAAACACCGGTTACGTCATCTTCCCCAATTAGGCTTCCATCTCCACCTACAACCTTGCTTAGGTCAGGAACACCACCAGTAAAGAGTGTTATCCGCCCTATTGGCTGTACAG cAACTGAGAAGAAGATCATGACTTTGATAGAAGAACAAAAGATGATAGCTGCAGAAAACAGAGCGATTCTCGTTCAGATCCTGAGAAGGTTAGAGAGCAACACACAGCAGGAATCAGAGAGTGGTGGGCTACCTGAAGGAGTAAAGTTTCCTTTAAACCTAGTGAAGGATGTCAGAGATCTGGAAGCTCTTCTTCACAACTTTGAAAAGGAGAAGCGTTTG GTGACATATTTGTCAACAATTGGAGGAGACAACCTGGCAAACACTGTGAGGAGAATTCTGTCCTGCACAATGACAAATGATCTCGCTCGACAATTTAACTGGATTGGGAAAGGTACCAAGGAAGCATTCAGCAAGCTTCGCTTGGTCAATGTGATTCAAC GCTCAGTTCGTAGAAATTCAGGAATGAGATCGGCCACCAACTCAGAGATAGACTCCGTCATAAAGGACTGGCTGAAGTATGCAAAGGATCGAGATGGCGGCAGAGCAAGACGAGCAGCGGTTCGCCAAGCAGCTATAGCCAGTGTCAGTCAAGAATCCACGGAGGATTACGGGTCCAGTGAAGAGAATTAA